One part of the uncultured Fusobacterium sp. genome encodes these proteins:
- the truA gene encoding tRNA pseudouridine(38-40) synthase TruA: MRNIKITYRYDGSMFYGSQRQPEKRTVQGEIEKLLNILLKDEINMVSSGRTDRGVHALIQVSNFFTSSPIPLDRMRYALNRGLPLDIELLDIEEVDLEFNSRFLPKSRAYRYIMTWKRNPFESRYTTYVNKKIEKDRFFEIMKPLIGVHDFNNFRMSDCGSKTSIREIYSIELFEEDQKLIVEIRGNSFLKSQIRIMIGTALEIYFGNRDKNYLIDMLNNPEKKYIKKVADPFGLYLSEVNY, encoded by the coding sequence ATGAGAAATATAAAGATAACGTATAGATATGATGGAAGTATGTTTTATGGATCTCAAAGACAGCCTGAAAAAAGAACAGTTCAAGGCGAGATAGAAAAACTTCTAAATATTTTATTAAAAGATGAAATAAATATGGTATCTTCAGGTAGAACAGATAGAGGGGTACATGCTTTAATACAAGTTTCAAATTTCTTTACCTCTTCACCAATACCTTTAGATAGAATGAGATATGCTTTAAATAGAGGACTACCTTTAGATATAGAGTTATTAGATATAGAAGAGGTAGATTTAGAATTTAATTCAAGATTTTTACCTAAGAGTAGAGCATATAGATATATTATGACTTGGAAAAGAAATCCTTTTGAAAGTAGATACACAACATATGTAAATAAAAAAATAGAAAAAGATAGATTTTTTGAGATTATGAAGCCTTTAATAGGAGTACATGATTTTAATAATTTTAGAATGAGTGATTGTGGAAGTAAAACCTCTATAAGAGAGATATATAGTATAGAGCTTTTTGAAGAAGATCAAAAATTAATTGTCGAGATAAGAGGAAACTCTTTTTTAAAGTCTCAAATTAGAATAATGATAGGAACAGCTTTAGAAATTTATTTTGGTAACAGAGATAAAAACTATCTAATAGATATGTTAAATAATCCAGAAAAAAAATATATAAAAAAGGTTGCAGATCCCTTTGGACTATATCTATCAGAAGTGAATTATTGA